A DNA window from Chloroflexota bacterium contains the following coding sequences:
- the truB gene encoding tRNA pseudouridine(55) synthase TruB, which produces GTLDPMAGGVLILCLGTATRISEYLLGGDKQYRATVRLGQTTTTYDAEGQFLEQSLVTVGLDQIESALPNFRGTISQVPPAFSAVQVGGRRAYNMARHGETPNLAPRSVTIHGLDLISWQSPDLTLNITCSAGTYIRSLAHDLGRALGCGGYLTALSRTAAGGFTLEDAHELSHIESTFKAGNGATLIRPTDHALSSWPVVSLDAAGANRILHGNPVPIQNLPQGSGLGRAYDPNGCLIAIVEADPASGQWKPKKVLATA; this is translated from the coding sequence CCGGCACGCTCGACCCGATGGCCGGCGGCGTGCTCATCCTCTGCCTGGGCACGGCCACGCGCATCAGCGAATATCTGCTCGGCGGCGACAAACAATATCGCGCCACCGTGCGGCTGGGGCAGACCACGACCACCTACGACGCCGAAGGCCAATTCCTGGAACAGAGTCTGGTGACTGTGGGGCTTGATCAAATCGAATCGGCTCTGCCCAATTTTCGCGGAACGATCTCGCAAGTGCCGCCCGCTTTCTCGGCGGTGCAAGTGGGTGGTCGCCGCGCCTACAACATGGCCCGTCACGGCGAAACGCCCAACCTGGCTCCCCGCTCGGTCACCATTCACGGCCTCGATCTGATTTCGTGGCAATCGCCCGATCTCACTCTCAACATCACCTGCTCGGCGGGAACGTATATTCGCTCGCTGGCGCACGATTTGGGCCGGGCGCTCGGTTGCGGCGGCTATCTCACCGCCCTCAGCCGCACCGCCGCCGGCGGCTTCACCTTAGAAGACGCCCACGAACTGTCGCACATCGAAAGCACCTTCAAGGCTGGGAATGGCGCAACGCTGATCCGTCCCACCGATCACGCCCTGAGCAGTTGGCCGGTCGTGTCTCTTGACGCCGCCGGGGCCAACCGCATCCTGCACGGCAACCCGGTTCCCATTCAAAACCTGCCTCAAGGCTCAGGCCTGGGCCGCGCTTATGATCCCAACGGTTGTCTGATCGCCATCGTCGAGGCCGACCCGGCCAGCGGGCAGTGGAAGCCAAAGAAAGTTTTAGCAACCGCATGA
- a CDS encoding bifunctional riboflavin kinase/FAD synthetase, giving the protein MSDRHRRGRPGQRAVEAKESFSNRMIHAHSLAELGTPERPALLTLGSFDGVHLGHQALIRGLVAKAQQRDMRAAVVTFFPHPAVVLRGRRPAFYLNTPEEKAGQLAALGVDVVVTHPFNHEVANITAADFVERLQAALNFKEVWCGADFAFGHNREGNVAWLKARGGNYGYEVRVVEPMMSGNAVISSSRVRLALTDGNVGEAADCLGRPFQLNGLVVEGNRRGRTIGVPTANLQLWDEQAYPARGVYACKARIGSEAVNAVANIGVRPTFETDAQPTVEAHLLDFNRDLYGQSLTLDFIARLRPEQKFNGVSELVAQIHRDIRSAREILTSQESGVRSQ; this is encoded by the coding sequence TTGTCTGATCGCCATCGTCGAGGCCGACCCGGCCAGCGGGCAGTGGAAGCCAAAGAAAGTTTTAGCAACCGCATGATTCACGCTCATTCACTGGCCGAACTGGGAACGCCCGAACGTCCGGCCCTGCTCACCCTCGGCTCGTTCGACGGCGTGCATCTCGGCCATCAGGCGCTCATTCGCGGCCTCGTCGCCAAAGCGCAACAACGCGATATGCGCGCCGCCGTCGTCACCTTCTTTCCGCATCCGGCCGTCGTCTTGCGCGGGCGGCGGCCCGCCTTCTACCTCAACACGCCCGAAGAAAAAGCCGGACAGTTGGCGGCCCTGGGCGTGGACGTGGTTGTGACTCATCCGTTCAATCATGAGGTTGCCAACATCACCGCCGCCGATTTTGTCGAACGACTGCAAGCCGCCCTCAACTTCAAAGAGGTCTGGTGCGGCGCAGATTTTGCTTTCGGCCACAACCGCGAAGGCAACGTGGCCTGGCTGAAAGCGCGCGGCGGCAACTACGGTTACGAAGTGCGTGTGGTTGAACCGATGATGTCGGGCAACGCCGTGATTTCATCCAGCCGTGTGCGCCTGGCCCTGACCGACGGAAACGTCGGGGAAGCCGCCGACTGTTTGGGCCGCCCCTTCCAACTCAACGGCCTTGTCGTCGAAGGCAACCGCCGGGGCCGGACCATCGGCGTCCCCACAGCCAACCTGCAACTCTGGGACGAACAGGCTTACCCGGCGCGCGGCGTGTACGCCTGCAAAGCCCGGATCGGCAGTGAAGCCGTCAACGCCGTCGCCAACATCGGCGTGCGCCCCACCTTTGAAACTGACGCCCAACCCACCGTCGAAGCCCACCTGCTCGATTTCAACCGCGACCTCTACGGCCAAAGTCTAACACTCGACTTCATTGCCCGCCTGCGCCCGGAGCAAAAATTCAACGGCGTGAGCGAGTTGGTTGCTCAGATACACCGAGATATTCGAAGCGCAAGGGAAATCCTGACATCGCAGGAGTCAGGAGTCAGAAGTCAGTAG